ttatttaacccttgtgttgccttagggtcattttgacccgaatcaatattacaccctccccccgccttacgattaatttgaccccattcaatgtttaatgtcggtgttctttcggtagtcaacaaacaaacataaagtgcctcacacttaaacttggaaaacaatattaattctaataatgttctggaggttttaattgctggcgtcaaattgaacccaaagggtaaaatatgttagtaaatataaaggtaacaggagggtgaaacattgaatcgggtcaaaatgacccataggcggggggagggtgtaatattgattcgggtcaaaatgaccctaaggcaacacaagggttaaagaaagagCACCCTCAGCCAGTCTACCAGTATTAGCTGAATTAATCTCCAGAGCTCAGCACGTCTCATTAACGCAGCCCACGCCCATTGATCGGAGTCACCCTGTCAGTAACTCTGTGGTTTTGTCTATTCAGGTTCCCTCACTGCACAGTCATGTGCTTACTCAGCAAATCATTAACTCGCTGGTCCAGTGGGACTAAGAAGTCTTATTAGTCTCTTTTAACTTCACACGTATGCATTCTTTATATATTAACTACATGCAGTAGTGTTGACAATATACAGTACATTAAAACACCCgtcatttaaaatgtacttgtcaacgtgtgtgtatatatacatttatgtgaGCATTTTGCTATCGTAGGGCgtattaatgttttgtttgttcgttGTTTTTCCATTATTGGTTGTCTGGCCCCTGATGTTTATCGGAAACAAGGCCTCAGTGGTTGCTAAGGTGGGCTTTAAGGCTCCCTCGGGGGCCCCAGAGCCTCGTGATCTGTGACGCGTCGGGAATTCCCCCGAGCCTTCACCTCCCACCAGCACCCTGCAGGACGGTAGAGCAGACTGGACACGGTGCACTttgatttaatttgatttagcCATATTTTAGACTGATTTTGAGCATCGACTGCGGGTCTTTTAGACATTTTCTTCGCCCACTTAATGACCACTGGACTCAAAACAACGCCACGCATTTAATTCACGCAGGTTATAATATTCTGTTACTTGCCGTGTGTGTTACTTTACAATAATAACGCGCAATCTGATTAGGCAAAATATCTGGTTGTTCAACTTCCTGATCAAACTGAGCTGAGGAAGACTGGACTGCCATTTGCTCTGCTGTGACTGGCTGTAATGGTTTTTACGCCTTCCTTCTAAATAAGGCAGCAGGCTGCCAGGACATATGACCACCCTCCCGATTTGGGCTCTGGATACAGTATCCATCCATCCCATGATTGCTCAACCCCAaggaaagtcacacacacacacatacacacacacacacacacacatacacacacacacacacacacacacacatacacacaccctcccctCCTGCAGGTCTCCCATGTGAGGAAGAGCTACGTCAGGTCAGCCACAATTAGCCACAGGAAAACAAGAGAGTAGGTTAAATtaccttcaaagtaaaagcagtCTGGGAAAATATTAAGAGGTTTGATGCTGATTCATAGATAATAATCTATCTTATTTTTTCATATGAAAATCTTTACTGACCTCATCCCCATCTTGAATACAATATAGGTCCTAATCTATAAATAAGGCTGCAATTAGTAAtatgtaattattatttgtataattGTCTACAAatagttcttttttttatatccacattttaaagttttcaaatgtcttctttttttttgctcccaaAAGTCAAAATTTTAAAGAGATtaatttttccatttttaaaataaatttgaaAAAGGAGCAAATCCTCATTTGAGAAGCTAGAACCTGCGATGTTCTGTCATTTGTGCTCGATTACATGATCAATTAAATATATTGGCTATGCATGTTTCTTATAATTTACTTGTCAGCTATTTTCTCTTTAATATCTTCTGGGTAACGACACATTAAACCATGATGTAAAGTGTGGAGGCCGTAGCAAGTTATTCACATCATTTCCATTCTCATTAAACCATTTAATAACTGCtcatgctcttattttgaagcatGTATCGTTTAATTAATTAGGTTCGGTACTTTTGGGAGCCGAAGTGATGCTTGTGCAAGAGTTGGAACACAGCCACACAGAtacgtgttttattttgaaaagcaccGCAGGAAGCACTTCTTTTTATCCCCTGCGGCTTGTTTGTCGCTGGTGTGAAGGTGCAGCACCCCCAATCATTCCTATCAgaagtgctgctgctggtgctcctgtaactctctcttctcctcctcctcctcctcctcctcctcctcccatctcctacTTTTTGATGGGGGAGTCACGGCGGTGaagtcacagtgatgtcattaTGGGATGTGAGAGTCGTTGGCTAGGTGAGCTGGCTTTGCGGTGAGTGGTAGTCCCTTCCACGACCAGCGCGTTGCCTGCCCGGAGGCGCGGAGCGGCGAAAGATGGTCATCGCCAACGGCACCAATTCAAGCTCCGACGCGCTCCGTCCCTCCGCTGCTGCCGCTCAGATCCCGGGCTATGGGGCCCTGATCTGCCTCGATCCCAACACAAGCCTTTACCACCGCCATGCCAAGGCGCAGAGCACAAGAAGAGTTGCGTTCATAGGGCAGGTAACTTTGACCACGTGCCCCAAGGGTGAACTGGATGGCCGTTGCGCAAAGGTGCCTCTCCAGCATGTCCAGCGGGGCCAGGGCGCACTGGACGCTGCCGGCGGTTCTGGTGCTGTGGACCTGTCTCTGGGGGATCGTGTCATCTTATCCGGTTCCGAGCAGGACTAATGCGACTTTAATGGAGAAGAAGTGGGAGACGCTGTTCTCGCGCTCCTATCTGGGTATAACTGGGGGGAAATCGGAGCTGAACTGGGAGAGTGACTATTTGCAGGGCATCAAACGAGTGCGGCGGCTGTACTGCAACGTGGGCATTGGGTTTCACCTGCAGGTGCTCCAGGACGGCAGGATAAGCGGCGCACACAGTGAGAACCAATACAGTGAGTTGCATCCGGcaaagcactgtgtgtgtggggggggggggggggttgcggtGGGTGCGTAATCCTATgcgcaaaaaaataataataatctagatACAAAAAGTTCAAGTGGGTCACCTGTCTTGATTGCATGATATTTAATAAGAAGAATGGTTTGAAAGTTGTCCCGAGCCTGACGGCAGTGCGATTGCGatatccccccctccctcctcccaccgcccccccccctcccccaagccAAAAGCACGACATGAATGCTCGGACCCAGTTTAGACGCCAACTTATTTTTACCCCCGCGTCCCGCTGCATGCAGCACACGCGGGAGCGCACTCAGCAGCAcgcggctcacacacacacacacacacacacacacacacacacacacacacaccatatgcaCATCTTGAATAAGCGGCACGTGAGCGACTgctcacccaaaaaaaaaaggggggggggggggctaattgagccgagagggagggagagagagagagggagagagagagagagagagatgcatcaTTCAGTCGCAATGCACCTGCGAGGTTACACccatcgctgctgctgctgctgatgctgcatAGGCCAGTTTCCTCAAGcgcgtgtgccccccccccccccccacacacgcaGCGTGACACTGTCTTtgcttcccccccacccccctcacctTGTGTCTCCGTTTAGGTCTGATAGAGATCTCCACCGTGGAACGAGGAGTGATCAGCATGTTCGGGGTGAGGAGTGCGCTGTTTGTCGCAATGAACAGCAGGGGACGGTTATACGGAACGGTACGTGTGTGCGCcactctctacacacacacacacacacactcacacacgtacacacgtactcactcatacacacactcactcacacacgcactctcAGTGTAAGATGAGTTCATGTCGATGAGGTCGTGGGTTTATGGACACTGTTGTGTTATTAATATGCTCTGATCTGTcagtgggatggggggggggttgttggaTAATACTATACAGTGTGACAATATTCTGTTCCAAGTAAAGGTGCATTCACTgttttacttgagtaaaagtacaaatgtatTCGCATCAAAATAGAGCCACATGTCCTTATTGTGcacatttgtatgttttatttgctATTTATTCTGTGAAGTGACTCTGGATTTTGCCCCCGTCTTATATTTAAATCCAGTAATACATCGTCATTTATTTGttgattacttttttaattattaatccCGATGTGCAACATACCTCAAATTGTAAGAATAATGTAGTAAGTTGCATCATTAGATGTATATAGTAGCAAACATTGAAAAACTTCATGTAAAGTAGCTACAATTGTCCCTAAACAGTATTTGAGTACATGTACTTATAGTAACTCTTTACTATTGAGTACAAATAACAATACCACAATATAAAAGTACTCAATTACAAGTAGAGGTCCAGCACTTCACGTTGTACTTTAAATATCAAAAGTACCGCAGTTGAGTTTATAATAATAGATGTTATTTGCATGTTTATGCAAAATTGTAATTGTGTAGTTTAATTTTGAATGCATCATATTCTATAAACTAATCCGATTAGTTTTAATACATCTCATGAAGTAAACGTTTACATATTTCTCTCTTTGAGAAAGTATAAAGCATATAAACTGTAGATAATCAAGTAAAGTGCATTTTAAATTGTGCTTAAGTACTCTACTCGAGTACTGGCATCtgtactttttaaatatatatattatatatatatataatatatgtataaagttCATTTCTCCTCAAGTTCATCAAAGGATTCTAAACTTTCCCATCAGTGAACATAAATCTGCC
This is a stretch of genomic DNA from Pseudoliparis swirei isolate HS2019 ecotype Mariana Trench chromosome 10, NWPU_hadal_v1, whole genome shotgun sequence. It encodes these proteins:
- the fgf6b gene encoding fibroblast growth factor 6b isoform X1; amino-acid sequence: MAVAQRCLSSMSSGARAHWTLPAVLVLWTCLWGIVSSYPVPSRTNATLMEKKWETLFSRSYLGITGGKSELNWESDYLQGIKRVRRLYCNVGIGFHLQVLQDGRISGAHSENQYSLIEISTVERGVISMFGVRSALFVAMNSRGRLYGTRVFVDECKFKETLLPNNYNAYESFVYKGFYVALSKHGRAKRGDRATTASTVTHFLPRL
- the fgf6b gene encoding fibroblast growth factor 6b isoform X2 — translated: MAVAQRCLSSMSSGARAHWTLPAVLVLWTCLWGIVSSYPVPSRTNATLMEKKWETLFSRSYLGITGGKSELNWESDYLQGIKRVRRLYCNVGIGFHLQVLQDGRISGAHSENQYKISTVERGVISMFGVRSALFVAMNSRGRLYGTRVFVDECKFKETLLPNNYNAYESFVYKGFYVALSKHGRAKRGDRATTASTVTHFLPRL